One window from the genome of Pseudonocardia hierapolitana encodes:
- a CDS encoding glycosyltransferase, with the protein MQKRLSEHAISYLKPISLGPLPGNPLVSVIMANYNYERYLRQSIESVLSQTYGHFELIVCDDGSTDNSDAVISRFARSDSRVKHIRKQNGGMASAWNAAHSESSGHIYCTLDADDTFVPDKLETIVRHFAHAPGSGFAVHPMTLIDATGQEIDVWPHDRKFEEGWIAENVIRRGGRWRAMITSAMCFRAELTRYVFPVPEEIFRPNADALVFTLAPLLTQVSAVDKALSCYRIHGANNFGTLVPDPDTDRKLMDLISRTVVGVNQRLSELRLDQQQLDLERNLRYLQARFRISLFEGKSRGDLCRMYASLARAMLGDDLYSSLFKATGLLVYGIAIPLPIRLRPLWWAKVKRGQYLAHRIRDKLRDILPLCGAVNTRIPASSRPVT; encoded by the coding sequence ATGCAGAAGCGTTTGAGCGAGCATGCGATCTCCTACCTGAAGCCGATAAGTCTCGGTCCTCTTCCGGGCAATCCGTTGGTCTCTGTAATCATGGCTAACTACAACTACGAGCGCTACCTGCGGCAGTCAATAGAAAGCGTCCTGAGTCAGACTTACGGCCACTTCGAGCTGATCGTCTGTGACGATGGATCCACCGACAATTCCGATGCGGTCATCTCACGCTTTGCTCGGAGCGACTCCCGCGTGAAGCATATACGAAAGCAGAACGGTGGGATGGCCTCGGCTTGGAATGCGGCGCACTCCGAGAGCAGCGGGCACATCTACTGCACGTTGGACGCCGACGACACCTTCGTGCCAGACAAGCTGGAAACGATTGTGCGACACTTTGCCCACGCTCCTGGAAGCGGATTCGCGGTCCATCCAATGACCCTGATTGATGCCACCGGCCAAGAGATTGACGTGTGGCCGCACGACCGCAAGTTCGAGGAAGGATGGATTGCCGAGAACGTCATAAGAAGGGGTGGCCGATGGCGCGCGATGATCACAAGTGCGATGTGTTTCCGGGCAGAATTAACGAGATACGTGTTCCCCGTACCTGAGGAAATCTTTCGACCCAACGCTGATGCTCTGGTGTTTACGTTGGCTCCACTCCTCACCCAGGTCAGCGCCGTCGACAAGGCCCTTTCCTGCTACCGGATCCACGGTGCGAACAACTTTGGAACGCTCGTGCCTGATCCGGATACGGATCGGAAGCTGATGGACTTGATAAGTCGGACTGTTGTCGGAGTGAACCAGCGGCTATCTGAGTTGCGACTCGACCAACAGCAGCTGGACCTAGAACGCAACCTGCGGTACCTCCAAGCGAGATTCCGGATCTCCCTTTTTGAGGGCAAATCACGCGGAGACCTCTGTAGGATGTACGCCTCCCTTGCCCGAGCGATGCTTGGTGACGATCTCTATTCGTCGCTTTTTAAGGCGACCGGCTTGCTTGTTTACGGTATAGCGATTCCGCTGCCCATCAGACTGAGGCCGCTCTGGTGGGCCAAAGTCAAGAGAGGGCAGTACCTCGCTCATCGGATCAGGGACAAGTTGAGGGACATCCTTCCTCTGTGCGGAGCTGTGAACACGCGGATCCCGGCCAGCAGCAGGCCGGTGACGTAG
- a CDS encoding alkaline phosphatase D family protein, with protein sequence MGRLSRRQVLAAGGLGIFVLATEGLSAARVRAVPRFDSDPFTLGVASGEPTVDGIVLWTRLAPAPLAPDGLGGMPPVTVPMEWELATDDRVRNVVRRGCAYAVPELAHSVHVEVQGLDSGREYFYRFRAGDAQSPVGRTVTMPVAPARIRFALASCQVWVGGRYASYRTMAMEDLDLVVHVGDYIYEEDATESLADYRVLHAKYKTSPDLQLAHRQFPFVSTFDDHEVQNDWAAAYPSSGYDNNDQRRFAQIRRAAFQAYYEHLPLRLSARPDGQGMRAYRRLRFGELLELSVLDTRQYRSDPRLPDSAASMLGPVQEHWLLDGLARSPTTWNAIAQQTMMARFDYDIESGERLNKDQWDGFQIARDRLLRGIADRHVVNPVVLSGDWHSSWVNELKIDWMNPDSPTVATEFVGPSISSGCPWAADVTLALPSNPHVRFFDGEHRGWVRCTVTPSAWRSDYRSVASADDTAQPAETLTSWTVENRGPGVEPS encoded by the coding sequence ATGGGCCGACTCTCTCGTCGCCAGGTGCTCGCCGCTGGCGGCCTCGGAATATTCGTACTCGCGACCGAGGGGCTGAGTGCGGCGCGAGTTCGTGCCGTCCCGCGCTTCGATTCAGATCCCTTCACTCTTGGCGTTGCCTCCGGCGAACCAACCGTTGATGGCATCGTGCTTTGGACGAGGCTGGCGCCGGCGCCCCTCGCCCCAGATGGACTTGGTGGAATGCCCCCGGTGACGGTGCCAATGGAGTGGGAGCTTGCAACAGATGACCGTGTGCGGAACGTCGTGCGCAGAGGCTGCGCGTATGCTGTACCGGAACTAGCGCATTCTGTGCACGTCGAGGTCCAGGGTCTTGATTCCGGGCGCGAGTACTTCTACCGATTCCGTGCTGGCGACGCACAAAGCCCCGTCGGTCGGACGGTGACTATGCCTGTCGCTCCGGCACGCATTCGGTTTGCACTCGCTTCCTGCCAAGTGTGGGTTGGTGGTCGATATGCGAGTTACCGAACCATGGCCATGGAGGACCTCGATCTGGTAGTCCATGTCGGCGACTACATCTATGAGGAGGACGCGACAGAGAGCCTCGCCGACTATCGAGTACTGCATGCTAAGTATAAGACGTCCCCCGATCTGCAACTCGCACATCGCCAGTTCCCTTTCGTCTCGACCTTTGATGATCACGAGGTTCAGAACGACTGGGCGGCTGCATACCCGTCATCCGGTTACGACAACAACGATCAGCGGCGTTTTGCACAAATACGTCGTGCCGCCTTTCAGGCGTACTACGAACACCTCCCTCTCCGCCTGTCGGCTCGCCCGGATGGCCAGGGGATGCGGGCATATCGTCGATTGCGTTTCGGTGAGTTGCTCGAACTCAGCGTCCTCGACACGCGCCAGTACCGCTCGGATCCGCGACTCCCTGACTCTGCAGCTAGTATGCTCGGTCCGGTGCAGGAGCACTGGCTGCTCGACGGGCTCGCGCGGAGTCCCACTACATGGAACGCCATCGCTCAACAGACAATGATGGCGAGGTTCGATTATGATATCGAATCGGGAGAAAGATTGAATAAAGATCAATGGGACGGTTTTCAAATCGCGCGCGACAGGCTGCTGAGAGGTATCGCAGACCGGCATGTCGTCAACCCAGTCGTTCTTTCCGGCGATTGGCATTCGAGTTGGGTCAACGAGCTGAAGATCGATTGGATGAATCCAGACTCGCCCACCGTCGCCACTGAGTTCGTGGGACCCTCGATTTCGTCAGGTTGCCCGTGGGCGGCGGATGTCACTCTTGCACTTCCATCGAATCCGCACGTGCGATTCTTCGACGGGGAGCACCGTGGATGGGTTAGATGCACCGTGACACCGAGCGCGTGGCGCTCAGACTACCGCAGCGTCGCCTCGGCTGATGACACCGCTCAACCCGCCGAAACGCTGACCAGCTGGACGGTCGAGAACCGCGGCCCAGGTGTCGAGCCCTCCTGA
- a CDS encoding IS4 family transposase, which produces MCGVVNPWKQATEFLLERCRPRSPEARTPLDTKSVITRTTTVAGGRFAPGHLGELTQQVPFEMVDEALSATRTTQSRLRDLPSRVVVYLLLAACLFPEVGYLGVWRKLVAGLEGITTATPSGAGLAQARRRIGAAPLRWLFDLLRGPAASTPTASSRQPGTWWRGLLVCAIDGTTLTVPDSPAMLTRFTKQRGNHGGGGYPQIRLVALVACGTRTLIDAVFGPTTAGETTYTPRLLASLRAGMILLADRNFAAAGLLAQIAATGAQVLVRLKNSRTMPVLARYPDGSYLSTLAALPVRVIEAEITITTTAGRHTGVYRLATTLLDHRRYPASDLITLYHQRWEIETAYLELKSSILGGRVLRARTPTGVEQEVYALLVVYQLLRTAIADATSTRPDTDPDRASFTIAWHTARTNSSRPPMSSPAQSST; this is translated from the coding sequence GTGTGTGGGGTTGTCAACCCCTGGAAACAAGCAACGGAGTTCCTGCTAGAACGGTGTCGACCAAGATCACCAGAAGCAAGAACTCCGTTGGACACCAAGTCTGTCATCACTCGCACCACGACCGTGGCCGGGGGCCGGTTCGCTCCCGGCCATCTCGGCGAGCTCACCCAGCAGGTTCCGTTCGAGATGGTCGATGAGGCCCTGAGCGCCACCCGTACCACGCAGTCGCGGCTGCGGGACCTGCCATCCCGGGTCGTGGTCTATCTACTACTGGCCGCCTGCCTGTTCCCCGAGGTCGGGTATCTGGGCGTGTGGCGCAAGCTGGTCGCCGGGCTGGAGGGCATCACCACCGCCACGCCGAGCGGCGCCGGGTTGGCCCAGGCCCGCCGCCGCATCGGCGCGGCACCGCTGCGGTGGCTGTTCGACCTGCTGCGCGGCCCCGCGGCCAGCACCCCGACGGCCAGTTCCCGCCAGCCCGGAACGTGGTGGCGCGGCCTGCTGGTCTGCGCGATCGACGGCACCACCCTGACCGTGCCCGACAGCCCCGCGATGTTGACCCGCTTCACCAAGCAGCGCGGCAACCACGGAGGCGGCGGCTATCCGCAGATCCGCCTGGTCGCACTGGTGGCCTGCGGCACCCGCACCCTCATCGACGCCGTGTTCGGCCCCACCACCGCGGGGGAGACCACCTACACGCCCCGCCTGCTGGCCAGCCTGCGCGCCGGGATGATCCTTCTGGCCGACCGCAACTTCGCCGCGGCCGGGCTACTGGCCCAGATCGCAGCGACCGGAGCCCAGGTGCTGGTGCGGCTGAAGAACAGCCGCACCATGCCGGTCCTGGCCCGCTACCCCGACGGCTCCTACCTGTCCACCCTCGCTGCCCTACCCGTGCGCGTGATCGAGGCCGAGATCACCATCACCACCACAGCGGGCCGGCACACCGGTGTCTACCGGCTCGCCACCACCCTGCTCGATCACCGCCGCTACCCCGCCAGCGACCTGATCACCCTGTATCACCAGCGGTGGGAGATCGAAACCGCCTACCTGGAACTCAAATCCAGCATCCTCGGCGGACGCGTGCTGCGCGCCCGCACCCCGACCGGCGTCGAGCAAGAGGTCTACGCCCTGCTGGTGGTCTACCAACTACTGCGCACCGCC